In the Limanda limanda chromosome 15, fLimLim1.1, whole genome shotgun sequence genome, aAACTGAAATATTCTGGAGTGACTTGTATTGGACGGTGCCAGTCGCCATCATCAAGACACTTTACATGGGCAGTTCCAAAatctgtcatccatctttatttaattcaGCTTTTGTTTGTAAAGGCTTTAAatattgtcacacacacaaactcacaaaaacacacacaaacaatcacagCCATGACTTTAGAgaacattacattgacttacattgatttcttgGAGATTAACCAGAATTTATCTTAACCTTAGTtactaggcctaaccctaaccctcacgcTAACCATAATCTCTATGTGATCACCCTATAAAATTAATGATTTACCATATGGGGACTTAAGGGGTCCCCATAATGTGGCTCTGATCCCTTTACTGACACAAAGTAGACCTTCTGgctttttggtttttaattttttttttttcataacaGGAAGTTTATGAAATTCAGGAATAGACATACAATctttttactgcctttttttgcacttctggttagacgctaaactgcatttcgttgtatatgtacctgtactgtgcaatgacaataaagttgaatctaatctaatctaatctaacaATCTCTCAGTGTGTCACTTGGAGGAAATTAtagtgaaaataaaagattcCCATTTTTGACCTGATTTTTGACCTGATGTAAACAGATTTTAGTCCCCAAAACATAAGTAATAATGGACCACCAAACACTTAAACACTCaaacattaattaattaattaattaattaataaattaaccTTAATTTTAAGGTCTGGACCTTTTATGTacagtgccttgagataatgtatattatgatttgccgctgtacaaatacaattgaaaacacacatacacacacacattggcaaACTTGCTCTCAGCATTAATAAAACCTTGGGATACCCAGCAGCCACCTATTTTTTTAACTCCACCATAGGTGAGCAACATAGGATCAGTTTTACTACCAGACATTGGCAGATCAGTACTGCAGgtatatactttatattcaaGCATAATACTCTGATAATAAAATGTCTGCTGCCCATGAAACCTAACCTTACTGCTCTTTTCAAATTATTACACGTCCTGGCATAAAATAGTATGTCCAATTCAGCACCACTTGGGAGTATGTACCGAGCACTGGATTTCTGGTAGGGTTTTTCATTAAAGCGAGCAACATGTTTCTGAATTCTGGCAGCAATTAAGAGTGGTGTTGTGTTTGGAATAAATAGCAATATAAAGCTCCTAGGGTGAAAACAGTGGAAGAGCTGTCTGGGAGGTTAACATGAGCTGTGATTAAAGCATCAAGCCTGACTTGTTTTTGccaaaaataacagcaacataacCAAATTGTAATTTTGTCATGCAATGAGTACTTCAAATCTACTTTACCACACATGCTTTAAAGAACATAATCAAAATCTCATTACATTCTCCATCAAATCAGACTTGGATAGGCTGCAATTTGAGTGTGACAAGGACATTCCAGAGAACAAATGCCACTGAGAGAGCGCCATCTGCAGAAAGCTCTCACAGTGTATGACATGGGATCTAGGGCGTGAGTGGTGAGGACCAAAGATGTCcccagaataaataaaagaggctGTTGATGCAGATGACCTCTTCACAAAGTGAGTGGCTCAGGGTGTATGAGGCAGCCAACAGAGAGGGAGCCCTTGGGTAGCTGATGGGTCAGGTACACACCAAAAGTCACctgaaaatcaacaaaataacaggcAGAGTGATCGAACCTTTCATGCACAAACACGCTGGCACAAACATAACACTGGAGAGGGAATAAGTTTGACCGACCTTCCCTCTGCGGTAAGCAGACAGAGACATAAGCGGCTCTTTTGTTTTGGTTCCTGTTTCCTGGTCTACTCCCACCATCTGGCACCTTCCGCACTGCCCTGCCACCTTCGGGTTAATCACACAGGGAGCACATTCATTTTCGAAGAATCCGCTTTTAATGCATGTGAAGATTTCAACCTTTATCTCAAAGTGTCAGCTCACCACGAATCGAGTGTTGCCAATAATCAAGTGTGACCAATTATCTTCCTCAAATGGTTGGACTCCAGTGATGACTAAATTGGCTCGGAAGCGGCTAATGACATTCTGTGTGTCAAGGAGCTGATCGCCCTCGGAATAGTCCcgactgaggaggagaggggaagcgGAAATTGCATGTTACATTTCCACCCCCAGTAAATTATCCACTGTAATGCAAAAATGTTTGGGCGTCCGTGCGTCCCTGTGTTTTTCACTGCATATTTGTAATAACACTTTCTGTGTTCAAACCTGCGGCTCATTTGTTTCTCAATGAGCTCCACACTGGCACGGTTGATCATGAGATACTGAGCTTCATTCACCAGGGAGAGGGATGTGCAGGTGGCAGCTAGAAAGGAAAGACTTCATATTACTCCAGTGATTTATCTTCAGCAAAACATTCAGATCTCTGGATTCAACCATGTGCATCCCCAAAGAGGCTGCGAATTCAGTTCTAGTGTAATATAGAACGTGGAAAAAACGAAATTTATCAATATCGATCAATACTTATACTTACATGAAGTAGTAATTACTATAAATATACAGCACATTGAGATATAGCAACTATGGTAGAGGATCAATTGATattcatgacatcatcatggtAATATTCCCGGACTTGACAGCTCCTTCAGAGCCAGAAGACATTATTCAGTTTACTGGCTCATTGTAACATGAACACTAAACTACCGGTATAAAACAGTGGTGCTGATCGCCTCCTCTGAATATTAGAGTCTCTGATGTAGTAGAAATTCACATTGTCTGATGTTAGGTCTATACATCACTCTTTTGCTGTCTGACATATCCTCCCAGCCTTGTCACATTCATCAGCAGCACCTGTCATGTTCATCTGAATATGATAAAGTGGAGATTATTTATGCTGCATTTTCCTCCCACAACTTAAGTGCAAGCGTTTGGGTCCATTTGGTCAagtcattgttattattaccatATGGAGTTACTATCTATTTCATCTATTCTCTATAACTATGTTTACATTGACAGCAATATGCCAATATTAACCTGATAAAGGCAATAGTCTGCGATTCTGTCATGTCAACAGAATCTTCTGATTACCTTAACCTGAATAAGGATATACTCTGAACAAGCAATACTcaaatcaaaacatttaaaatacaatattctATTTGCAACTCATGTAAATATCATTATTGAAATGAGGTCTCATTTAGAATAAGGTCCATGTTAATGTCAGTGACACCATGTGGTGTTCAGGTGTTAAAGATGATTTTATAAAGCTACCTGGAATAAAAGAACCCTGATTGGGACTCATTTATCAATAAATTACCCAACATCAGCCTGAATTTCTCAtcttcttttacattttaaactaaTGCTTCAAAAGAGAGTAACCTGCAAAAGCAGAAAAATACGACATTTCTATATTCCAAGtaagcagcaggaggaaatgCAATATCTCAGCTACACTGTACTTCTCTTGTACAGATAAGCCTGTAAAAGaagcacaggaagaagagccgTACAGAACAGGTAAAATGCTTATATAGTGTACCTCCGCTCGGGCTCTTCTTCATGTCTCGGGTGAAATAAGGACTTTGTCTTATCAGACGGCACGGCTGTCCAAGAAAGTCTGAAAGCCACGAAGCAGCCTCATCCCCACAGTCGACAGTCTCCACCCTGGGGGGAAGAGGGAGGACGATTATATTCAGTCGGCCCTGGGGGAAATCTACAGAGTTTGATGCTGCTTACTATTTGCGGCTAAATCTAATCCAAGAATCATTGGATGAAAACTTTTGTTTTCAGCCAGTGACTCGTCATGCAGGTATCTGTCTGAGAAAATTAATATCGTCTCTTcctcattgtttgtttttccattacaaatgataaaacaaaaaacaggaaattcatATGAAGCTGAGAGAGGGAGGCCTCATAATGCCATCCACTGTAGAGAGCTCGAGTCAAGATGGAGTGAGAGAAATGCATTGATATGAGTGAAAGATATGGAGCACATGATATGTGTGACAGTATTTCCTGCAGCGGCTGCTTTCAGATGTTATAACTTTGCCAACTCACCTGTCACCACAAACTTTGTTCTGGCACACCTGATAGCTTGTCTGCTTTGGAGCGTTGTTTTCCAAAGGAACAGAAATGGTGTTCATTCCTGCAGGGCAACAGCAAAAAAATCCTTTAATCAACTTACACTTATTCACCTGCAGGTGAAATCTCCTTCGGCTAAAtggtgtgtttattttcagtgaGCCGCGGACAGACTGTCGGACCTGAAGCCTGCAGGAGCAATTTGTTTGAAGGCATGTGGACTTGTGGGTGAATTAGGCATAAACGTGTTTCTCTCTTCTGACTCAGAAACACGCCGTTTGCGTTCACAACCATCCAGCCTCTGTCGTAGAGTAAACCCTGTGGTCCCACCGGCCAGTCGTGCACCTGCATGAAGAACAGCCCAgtcaaaacagagagaggaaaagacataaggagagatagagaaagaaataaaaggaaTGAAAGAGACTGGGTGGTGCTGCGCTCAGACCTCATGTGCTCCACATGATTTGATGGGATATATGTAGATGCTGGTGAGAGTATAAGCCTCCCCGTGGCtttctgagtctctgtgtccaAATCCCTTCAGTGATGGTTCTGTGGGCTCCTTCTCATCTCCTTTATATATTTCTCCATTAGAAATTTTGGTCGGCGGATCTTCATTTGAGCCCGGGGATGTCGCTGTGGTTGTTTTTAGCTTTTCAAGTCTCTTTTGGTCCACTGTGACCGGTTTCTCCACAAAGCACTCAGCAACAAAGTTAAGGAACTTTTGACAGTCTTCAAACGTTGACATGTAACCAAAGGACACGCGAACCGATCCGGTCGGCCGGCCGTCCACCAGGTCGATGGCGTCTCCACAGACGTGGCCGGCCTGGAAGACAAAAAGCACAATGTTTTACTCTACATACTCATCCCCTTAACAGACTTTGACATTTTTCCTATTGCCTGATCTTACCTGCAGGTTTCTCCTCATCTGCTGATCGGTGATCCCCAGGAAGGACTGACAGGCCCCTGTGTTGCAGAAGCAGCCTGTGCGCACGTGAATGTTGTACAGACTGGCCATTCTGTCCACCTGAGGACAGCAGAGGAATAGTTTAGTATATGCCCAAGTACTACCTATTCATACATGTCGTATTGAAACTgttataaaaatagaaacaagtCCTATTTCCCTGGTTATGTACCTTAGAATACCCAATTATCGATCCATGACAATCCATTAGGTTAAAGTTTATAATTGCACCCTGTGTGCTCGGACATTCAAACTGGCCTTCGGTGTAAATCCAAGCCACCGGTTGCCCGTTGCCATGGCAAAGACTTGACAGCAGCATGTAAGTGTAGCGGGCCAAGCCGAACGTGTGCTGTTGGATGTTATGCATGCCCCCTGAaggaaaaagtttaaaaaatggtAAAAGAGAGGGACAGATGTTAACCTGAGGCAATTACTCAATATGAAGAACTTGCATATGCATTATTAGGACTTTGCTATATAAAGAGGTTTAAGATGTTTTTCTAAGAATCAACCCGGTTTGTTACAgcacctgtgatcttgtgaagAGCTTCAAAGCTGTGATTCAGAGCAACAATGGCCAAGAAAGAGACAGTTCCATCTTCAAATCTGTATCAGGGAGCCAGAAAACATTGCATTTCAGAGTAAGGATACAAAACAACTGTAAACTCAGAGAATATCAAGGTTTTGGCAGGCTCGTGCAATACTTTACCTGTCAGAAATGTTTGCTGAATGCACATAATAATCTTCTCCAGAAAGGTAAGCTGCTGCTGTGCCTCCTCCAAAATAAGACTTTGTTAGTATGCCTGCTGCATCGTTACGGACAAGAAGGGCCCCGAGCCCTGTGGGGAAGCCAAACATCTTGTAGAAGGAGACGGGAATGAAGTCAGCGGGACACTCCTGTAGGTTTAGAGGGGAACAGCTGACATGAGAGGCGGCATCGAGGAGCACAAACCAGCGGCCTCGGTGGTCGCACGCTGGGTAGAGGCGTCTGGCTTGGATGCCTTTCACATGGCTAAGGGGATACTTCCTCCCAGAGAAGTTGCTCTGCGCTGGGTAGCAGAAAAGGTGCGGCGTCTGGCAAACATCATCTTCACCCAGAGACTCGTCCTTTGCCCTGTCTTCCACGTCCTGTGGGGAGACAGGCAGGGTAACCACCCCCCGGACAGAAGTCAACCCTCTTATGCCAACTACAGAGGTATGGCTGTCGTTGAGGAAGCAGAAGTGACTCCCCGCTCCTTCGCTCGCAGTCTGCGGCCTCCAGGGAAAGCTCTCTGCCACTAATTTGAGTGCGGCTGTACAACCAGAAGTGAAAATCACAGAGTACTCCTCGGGGGTGGCATTGAAATGCTGCAATACCCTGTAAgaaaatgttctgtttttcaACTAATTTGAACCAGTaaagtttaattttaattcaAGGATCTCACAAGGGCCCGGTTATAAGGGCGTATTACGGGCGTGAATAGACTTTACCTGTATCTGACCCTCTCTATGGTGTCATGTGTCAATCTGCTGCTGGGGTTATGGCTGTGAGGGTTCCCTGTTGAGGAGATAAACACAACTTAGACACAAGGGTGAAACCAGGGGTGGGTTTGTGGGTCAATTCTGATTGGTTCATGAAGGGCCCCTGTCCTGatactaacaataaatatgacttATTTTTTTTCTAAGCTTTCTTGAAGTACACAAAGAACAATTGAGAAAAATACACTAAATTGTGTGGAGCTTTGCTGAAAGTTAGAGAACTAACAGTAAACTAAGAATGAGGATTGTGCACCTTACTgcagccgttttcagacatgagctcagacatgcaaaaatgcaaaatacagcaGGATATTCAACTGCTCAGACGCATCCAAGAAACAACCCAGAAATCTCCAGAGGATTCAGGTTAGCAGAGGTCAAGCAGGCGGATGCAGGAAGTAAGGGACTAATTCCGCTGTAGAGGATGTCATGTTTTGGAAACTGGAATCttcccttatcaccaaaagatCTCTCGACATGTTCTCTTCTGTTTGTATGGCATATACACATATagaagataaatagatagagagatatttgatttcctttttttttcccagtttcACTTCTGTCATGTGTTTCAAACCACATCATCGGGGAGTCCTGTGGAGGACCCCCTGCTGTgctctcacatgggctcactcagacatCCTCACGACTTTATTCCAGGAGGCTGGCCAGTGAAAATCCACAAAAAAATCTGAAGCCTCTATGttggacatttgcattttcacacacagcccctctagagttcagtgcatgtctgaaagcaggtAGGATTATGACTTGTGCATGGACGTTGGACATTTATAAAATATCCTTAATTTTGGAACCAGTGTGTttgacagtaaaaaaaatggcTACATTAAAAATTAACACTTCCCTCACCGTAGACATTCCTTGATAAGTCCAGGCCATAGTTCCTGAGCAGGGACTCGGGGTACAGGGTGGCTCCTGCATGATCCAGGTAGGTGgttcctggggggggggagccatTACAGCGATCAGCCTGCGCTCTCCCGTTACTTTCACTATGTCTGCACACGATCTTTACCTTTGATCCGAGCGAACTCCTGCTCGaccacctcctccagccccCCACCATAACCGTACTGGCCGCAGACCTGCAGGAACGTTTCAAACGAGCAAAGTTGGTGGAAGTCCATCGATCGCTGTCTGCTGAGGGAGAAGAGCTACAGAGCAGGCAGTGGGACAGCTGGGGGTTCacacatgtcaacacacacacacactcacacagactcacacagtcTGTAAACTTATTGACAAGTTGCCGGATCACACTCTCCTGCTCTGTCCGAAGTCCTGCTCCTCTCAACCAGTCCGCTGACACACACCACAGTAACTTGAGTCACTCCCACAAAGTTGACCGGACCCGCAGAGGACATTATAGTGGAAACTGTGGCGTAATAAATGCTCTTCAGTCATGTGACAAGCTGGTTTGTCCCgatttcctccttcctccatgaCTAAAGCTGATTTTACTGTGACAGTTTGAACTCTCAGCTGATAGTAGCACACAGTCACCACGCGTCTGCTGGTTGTGGGAACTGTTACGTCTCTCTATAATAGGCTCTCGACCTTATTCTGTAAAATACCTTCAGATCGTGTGggttgtgatttggtgctatacaaataaaagtgaattgAATTGATATATTGGCTTTAGACAATTATGTTTATGTCTACAGTACACATtgttatatatgtatacatataatCTGTGTAATATATAccttaataatgaaataattactCAAATTAATAtgtaatcaaattaaatatgatCAGGGATTGTGAATTTTTGTATTTTGCTACATGTTTGAGAATTAATTGCATGTCTTTGTTATAATATGATTTCTATTTAAAGAGATAAAATATGCTCTTCGGGAATTTACACCAAAGGGTGGGATATGGGAAATGTTTAATATTGCAacagctttttatttaaaaaacatttgctgtAAAAAATGGACATATGCATAAACACCCCGTTTTGCTATCTTTTGAAACATATGCTGCATTTTATGCTGACTCATACATTATTAATATTGgtaaaagacaaacagtgacacacacactgtacaataTATGTAATTTCTATAAATGTTGATATGTCTAATTCACCATTTCCGACCTGAAAAGTTACAGTACACTGCTTTAAGTAACCGAAGTCATTATAAACACTTTTTCCCCCATCTTTATTCATCATCCTGGTCCTGACTCTGAAGAATGATTCTAAAGTTATTAATGACACTATACAAACGTTATAACTATCACTATAAATTCAAATATGATTCATTTCAAATCATAAAAGACCATAGAAATGATTGCAAAGTCCCAAGAGGTAAATGTAATGTGTCTTCAGATGTCTGATTGACATTAAAATTGAGCACATATATGGATGAAAGAGAAACATGTATAAGAAGTACACTTAGTAGCCATTTAGCATGATAGCAACTGTAACCTACAGTCTGTTCCTTCCAAGACATTTGGAATCTCTTCTTTTTGCAACGGTAACTGATTACATCAACTAACTGACACACAAGGCACATGAAGGAGTAAACACATATAAATAATGGTTTTTAAAATCcgataaaaaatattgattagaTACATTATTCAAGTGTAATGATTACTTGGCGGTAGGGCTATGCAGACCTGCTGTGTTGTTAGATAATGATAAAAGAATCAATCACAGTTATTCTTTA is a window encoding:
- the mocos gene encoding molybdenum cofactor sulfurase; the protein is MDFHQLCSFETFLQVCGQYGYGGGLEEVVEQEFARIKGTTYLDHAGATLYPESLLRNYGLDLSRNVYGNPHSHNPSSRLTHDTIERVRYRVLQHFNATPEEYSVIFTSGCTAALKLVAESFPWRPQTASEGAGSHFCFLNDSHTSVVGIRGLTSVRGVVTLPVSPQDVEDRAKDESLGEDDVCQTPHLFCYPAQSNFSGRKYPLSHVKGIQARRLYPACDHRGRWFVLLDAASHVSCSPLNLQECPADFIPVSFYKMFGFPTGLGALLVRNDAAGILTKSYFGGGTAAAYLSGEDYYVHSANISDRFEDGTVSFLAIVALNHSFEALHKITGGMHNIQQHTFGLARYTYMLLSSLCHGNGQPVAWIYTEGQFECPSTQGAIINFNLMDCHGSIIGYSKVDRMASLYNIHVRTGCFCNTGACQSFLGITDQQMRRNLQAGHVCGDAIDLVDGRPTGSVRVSFGYMSTFEDCQKFLNFVAECFVEKPVTVDQKRLEKLKTTTATSPGSNEDPPTKISNGEIYKGDEKEPTEPSLKGFGHRDSESHGEAYTLTSIYIYPIKSCGAHEVHDWPVGPQGLLYDRGWMVVNANGVFLSQKRETRLCLIHPQVHMPSNKLLLQASGMNTISVPLENNAPKQTSYQVCQNKVCGDRVETVDCGDEAASWLSDFLGQPCRLIRQSPYFTRDMKKSPSGAATCTSLSLVNEAQYLMINRASVELIEKQMSRSRDYSEGDQLLDTQNVISRFRANLVITGVQPFEEDNWSHLIIGNTRFVVAGQCGRCQMVGVDQETGTKTKEPLMSLSAYRRGKVTFGVYLTHQLPKGSLSVGCLIHPEPLTL